The Rhodopseudomonas palustris genome window below encodes:
- a CDS encoding RES family NAD+ phosphorylase, with amino-acid sequence MELWRISNYADLTGTGGLRASGRWHSRGRRIVYLADHPSSAVLEMLVHMDREFLPATYHAAHCGCERPRSERYRAE; translated from the coding sequence ATGGAGCTCTGGCGGATCTCGAACTATGCGGATCTGACCGGGACAGGTGGACTTAGGGCCAGCGGTCGCTGGCACAGCCGCGGGCGGCGGATCGTCTATCTTGCCGACCATCCATCGAGCGCAGTGCTCGAGATGCTGGTCCACATGGACCGCGAGTTTCTGCCCGCGACCTACCATGCTGCGCATTGCGGTTGCGAACGACCTCGAAGCGAACGTTATCGCGCCGAATGA
- a CDS encoding RES family NAD+ phosphorylase, with protein sequence MLRIAVANDLEANVIAPNDLPLDWANRLEVSRQVGDNWLDHGTSPLLRVPSAIVPQADNFLLNPAHPDAAQSRSPRLSAHRSIRG encoded by the coding sequence ATGCTGCGCATTGCGGTTGCGAACGACCTCGAAGCGAACGTTATCGCGCCGAATGATCTGCCATTGGATTGGGCCAATCGGCTCGAGGTGAGCCGCCAGGTTGGCGACAATTGGCTCGATCACGGGACGAGCCCGTTGCTTCGTGTGCCGTCTGCGATCGTGCCGCAGGCCGACAACTTTTTGCTCAATCCAGCGCATCCCGATGCAGCCCAATCGCGATCGCCGAGGTTGTCCGCGCACCGTTCGATCCGCGGCTGA
- a CDS encoding sugar O-acetyltransferase, translating to MNRTEKEKMLAGELYRPGSPELAADEAANKAWIVRYNASGALPAAERHVLLSEHFGHVGKSAVVRPPFFCDCGYNIFLGDNVFLNFNCVILDIMPVRIGDRTQIGPAVQIYAADHPRDAATRREGLEFGRPVTIGNDVWIGGGAIILPGISIGDGAVIGAGSVVTRDVAPHSIVGGNPAKPLGKG from the coding sequence ATGAACCGGACCGAGAAGGAGAAGATGCTGGCGGGCGAGCTGTATCGTCCCGGCAGCCCGGAGCTCGCCGCCGACGAGGCCGCCAACAAGGCCTGGATCGTCCGCTACAACGCCTCGGGCGCGCTGCCGGCGGCGGAGCGGCACGTGCTGCTGTCCGAGCATTTCGGCCATGTCGGCAAGAGCGCGGTGGTGCGGCCACCGTTCTTCTGCGACTGCGGCTACAACATCTTCCTCGGCGACAACGTCTTTCTGAATTTCAACTGCGTGATCCTGGACATCATGCCGGTCCGGATCGGCGACCGCACCCAGATCGGTCCGGCGGTGCAGATCTACGCCGCCGACCACCCGCGCGACGCCGCCACCCGCCGCGAGGGCCTGGAATTCGGCCGCCCGGTGACGATCGGCAACGACGTCTGGATCGGGGGTGGTGCCATCATCCTGCCCGGCATCAGCATCGGCGACGGTGCCGTGATCGGGGCCGGCAGCGTCGTGACCCGCGATGTCGCCCCCCATTCGATCGTCGGCGGCAACCCGGCCAAGCCGCTGGGGAAGGGCTGA
- a CDS encoding bifunctional riboflavin kinase/FAD synthetase, with the protein MTGFAVIRDDTPTAVIPKGAVVAMGNFDGVHRGHRAVIGACLDMARIKKAPALAVTFEPHPRKFFSPDVPQFRLTDETAKLRLLAGTGLDGAVILSFDARRASTTAHDFIQHELIGRLGVQGIAIGYDFHFGKGRGGSPSMLVAEAPSLGIEVDVQPHVDFGDHPVSSSAIRKCLEEGHIAAATEMLGGPWFVTGEVIHGDKRGRDLGYPTANIRLDPECSLKHGIYAVRVGRGGKHYDAVANFGRRPTFDNGAPLLEVFVFDFNEPLYGETLDVAFIAFIRDEEKFESIEALIRQMDDDSARARAALAADHGAFPKLGTLR; encoded by the coding sequence ATGACAGGCTTTGCCGTAATCCGCGACGATACGCCGACGGCCGTGATCCCCAAGGGCGCGGTGGTGGCGATGGGCAATTTCGACGGCGTCCACCGCGGCCATCGTGCCGTGATTGGCGCCTGCCTCGACATGGCGCGGATCAAGAAGGCGCCGGCCCTGGCGGTGACGTTCGAGCCGCACCCGCGCAAGTTCTTCAGCCCCGACGTCCCCCAATTTCGGCTCACCGACGAGACCGCCAAGCTGCGGCTGCTCGCGGGCACCGGGCTCGACGGCGCGGTGATCCTCAGCTTCGACGCGCGGCGGGCTTCGACCACGGCGCACGACTTCATCCAGCACGAGCTGATTGGCCGGCTCGGCGTGCAGGGCATCGCGATCGGCTACGATTTCCACTTCGGCAAGGGCCGTGGCGGCTCGCCGTCGATGCTGGTCGCCGAAGCGCCGTCGCTCGGGATCGAAGTCGACGTCCAACCGCATGTCGATTTCGGTGACCATCCGGTGTCGTCGAGCGCCATCCGCAAATGCCTGGAGGAGGGCCACATCGCTGCCGCCACCGAGATGCTGGGCGGGCCATGGTTCGTCACCGGCGAGGTGATCCATGGCGACAAGCGCGGCCGCGACCTCGGCTATCCGACCGCCAATATCAGGCTCGATCCGGAGTGCAGCCTGAAGCACGGCATCTATGCGGTGCGGGTCGGCCGCGGCGGTAAGCACTATGATGCAGTGGCGAATTTTGGCCGCCGCCCGACCTTCGACAACGGCGCGCCGCTGCTCGAAGTGTTCGTGTTCGATTTCAACGAACCGCTGTACGGCGAAACGCTCGACGTCGCCTTCATCGCCTTCATCCGCGACGAGGAGAAGTTCGAGAGCATCGAGGCGCTGATCCGGCAGATGGACGACGATTCCGCCCGCGCCCGCGCGGCGCTCGCCGCCGACCACGGCGCGTTCCCCAAGCTCGGCACGCTGCGATGA